The following proteins are co-located in the Bosea sp. AS-1 genome:
- a CDS encoding helix-turn-helix domain-containing protein, whose amino-acid sequence MVARKSLKGDYCPSARSLDVIGDWWSLLIVRDAFDGMTRFSEFQKSLGIARNILTDRLKTLVQSGILDAVPLSDGGTRVEYRLTAMGKDLFPVMVALRQFGERHLFAPEEKHSRLVERETGQRVSLDVRTEDGRAIGPDQAVILKIEED is encoded by the coding sequence ATGGTCGCTCGCAAGAGCCTCAAGGGTGATTACTGTCCCAGCGCCCGCTCCCTCGACGTGATCGGGGACTGGTGGTCGCTGCTGATCGTTCGCGATGCCTTCGACGGCATGACCCGCTTCAGCGAATTTCAGAAGAGCCTCGGCATCGCCCGAAACATCCTGACCGATCGGCTGAAGACATTGGTCCAGAGCGGGATTCTCGATGCGGTTCCGCTGAGCGACGGTGGAACGCGTGTGGAATATCGCCTGACCGCCATGGGCAAGGACCTGTTCCCGGTCATGGTCGCGCTGCGCCAGTTCGGCGAGCGCCATCTCTTCGCGCCGGAGGAAAAGCATTCCCGCCTCGTCGAGCGCGAGACCGGCCAGCGCGTGAGCCTCGACGTGCGCACCGAGGACGGCCGCGCCATCGGGCCGGATCAGGCGGTGATCCTGAAGATCGAGGAAGACTGA
- a CDS encoding MFS transporter, protein MDLDQDAALPGAAKESVRPRNGDSTVQAVSRVAGEALPETPSLNGRTILLFAAASGLAVANAYFAHPLLDVMADDLDLSRSVAGLIVGATQLGYGLGLLLLVPLGDLLDRRRLIIGQSLLSVLALACVGVSHSAAMLLASMAAVGLLAVVTQALVAYAASLAHPSERGHIVGVVTSGIVLGILLARTIAGSLTDLSGWRTVYFVSAGLTLLIVLLLWRMLPRQEPKLVGLSYGRLIASLVTLIATEPTLRIRGVIAMLIFANITTLLAPLVLPLSAPPFSLSHTEIGLFGLAGAAGALGATRSGRWTDRGHGQRTTGIALALMLLAWALMAQLQQSILWLIAGVLVIDFGLQAVHVTNQAMIYRVRPDAQNRLTAAYMIFYSAGSAVGSSTSTVIYAHAGWPGVCTAGASISLVTLAFWALTLKSTPGAATRRVVA, encoded by the coding sequence ATGGATTTGGATCAGGACGCGGCGCTGCCCGGCGCCGCGAAGGAGAGCGTTCGTCCTCGGAACGGGGACAGTACCGTTCAGGCCGTGAGCCGGGTCGCAGGGGAGGCGCTGCCCGAGACGCCTTCGCTGAATGGCCGCACCATTCTGCTGTTTGCCGCGGCGAGCGGGCTTGCCGTCGCTAACGCCTATTTCGCGCATCCGTTGCTCGATGTGATGGCCGACGATCTCGATCTGTCCCGCAGTGTCGCCGGGCTGATCGTGGGGGCAACGCAGCTGGGTTATGGGCTCGGCCTGCTGCTGCTCGTTCCGCTGGGGGATCTTCTCGATCGCCGCAGGCTGATCATCGGCCAGTCCCTGCTTTCCGTGCTGGCTCTTGCCTGTGTCGGCGTCTCGCATTCGGCCGCGATGCTGCTCGCCTCGATGGCGGCGGTGGGCCTTCTCGCCGTCGTGACGCAGGCTCTGGTCGCTTATGCCGCGAGCCTGGCGCACCCGTCGGAACGCGGCCATATCGTCGGCGTGGTCACGAGCGGGATTGTCCTCGGCATCCTGCTGGCGCGAACCATCGCAGGATCTCTGACCGATCTGTCAGGCTGGCGGACGGTCTACTTCGTCTCTGCTGGGCTCACACTGCTGATCGTGCTGCTGCTCTGGAGAATGCTTCCCCGGCAGGAGCCGAAACTCGTGGGCCTGTCCTATGGCCGCCTCATCGCCTCGCTCGTCACGCTGATCGCCACGGAACCGACCCTGCGCATCCGCGGGGTCATCGCCATGTTGATCTTCGCCAACATCACGACCTTGCTGGCCCCGCTCGTCCTGCCGCTCAGCGCGCCGCCCTTCTCGCTGTCCCACACGGAGATCGGTCTTTTCGGCCTGGCGGGTGCCGCGGGGGCGCTCGGGGCAACACGGTCCGGGCGCTGGACCGATCGCGGCCACGGCCAGCGCACGACGGGGATCGCACTCGCGCTGATGCTGCTGGCCTGGGCCCTGATGGCGCAGCTTCAGCAGTCGATCCTGTGGCTGATCGCCGGAGTGCTGGTGATCGACTTCGGTCTTCAGGCCGTCCACGTCACCAATCAGGCGATGATCTACCGCGTCAGGCCCGATGCGCAGAACCGCCTGACGGCGGCCTATATGATCTTCTATTCGGCCGGTAGCGCCGTCGGTTCCTCAACCTCGACGGTCATCTATGCCCATGCGGGCTGGCCGGGCGTATGCACGGCGGGCGCGTCGATCAGCCTTGTGACGCTGGCCTTCTGGGCACTCACGCTGAAGTCGACTCCGGGCGCGGCGACGAGACGGGTCGTCGCCTAG
- the dksA gene encoding RNA polymerase-binding protein DksA — translation MSKQIILDADYKPSDDEPFMNDRQREYFRGKLLAWKDEILKEAKETLVALQSESENHPDIADRASSETDRAIELRARDRQRKLIAKIDAAISRIDDGSYGYCEETGEPISLKRLEARPIATLSLEAQERHERNERVFRDD, via the coding sequence ATGTCGAAGCAGATCATCCTCGATGCGGACTACAAGCCGAGCGATGACGAGCCGTTCATGAACGATCGTCAACGTGAGTATTTCCGCGGCAAGCTCCTCGCCTGGAAGGACGAGATCCTGAAGGAAGCGAAGGAGACCCTTGTCGCCCTCCAGAGCGAAAGCGAGAATCACCCCGACATCGCCGACAGGGCCTCCTCCGAGACCGACCGGGCCATCGAGCTGCGCGCCCGCGACCGCCAGCGCAAGCTGATCGCCAAGATCGATGCCGCCATCTCCCGCATCGACGACGGCTCCTACGGCTATTGCGAGGAAACCGGCGAGCCGATCTCGCTGAAGCGTCTCGAGGCCCGCCCGATCGCCACGCTCTCGCTGGAGGCGCAAGAGCGCCACGAGCGCAACGAACGCGTTTTCCGCGACGATTGA
- a CDS encoding MBOAT family O-acyltransferase has translation MLFNSFVFLLAFLPLAFGLHWLAERFAPRLRLPVLVALSFAFYGYWDWRFLPLLILSIGINWLIAEAFQKTKSSGLITLAIALNLAVLAVFKYFNFFADLAGMIPGLPAPKLDVALPLGISFFTFHHIMYLTDLRRGQAPRYDLVRYALYIAFFPQVLAGPLVRWREIMHQLDERPYQRPDAAERIAQGLMLLTFGLAKKVLLGDPLAEYANPVFAAAAAGKVVSLMEAWQGTLAFTFQIYFDFSGYTDMALGLALLFGIVLPQNFEAPYRSLSIQDFWRRWHMTLSRFLRDYLYIPLGGSRSGLPTQIWALFATMALGGLWHGAGLTFVAWGVAHGLALIVALFWRRAGWPMPAPLGWLLTFLFVVLCWVLFRASTFEAALAIYKGLFGLAPLGSGFKWRALLPAAAFAIIGPTTWNLVHRLPPARWLAVLTGLLFVVILLKIGEDANYEFIYFQF, from the coding sequence ATGCTCTTCAACTCCTTCGTCTTCCTGCTCGCCTTCCTGCCGCTGGCGTTCGGCCTGCATTGGCTGGCGGAGCGCTTCGCGCCACGCCTGCGCCTTCCGGTGCTGGTGGCGCTGTCCTTCGCTTTCTATGGCTATTGGGACTGGCGCTTCCTGCCGCTGCTGATTCTTTCGATCGGCATCAACTGGCTGATCGCGGAAGCCTTCCAGAAGACGAAGTCCAGCGGGCTCATCACGCTTGCCATCGCGCTCAACCTCGCCGTGCTGGCGGTGTTCAAGTACTTCAACTTCTTCGCCGATCTGGCTGGAATGATTCCCGGATTGCCGGCGCCGAAACTCGACGTCGCCCTGCCGCTCGGCATCTCGTTCTTCACCTTCCACCATATCATGTACCTGACGGATCTGAGGCGCGGGCAGGCGCCACGCTATGATCTCGTCCGCTACGCGCTCTACATCGCTTTCTTTCCGCAGGTGCTCGCCGGCCCGCTGGTGCGCTGGCGCGAGATCATGCACCAGCTCGACGAGCGCCCCTATCAGCGGCCCGATGCCGCCGAGCGGATCGCGCAGGGCCTGATGCTGCTGACCTTCGGCCTCGCCAAGAAGGTGCTGCTCGGCGATCCGTTGGCGGAATATGCCAACCCCGTCTTCGCCGCCGCAGCGGCCGGCAAGGTCGTCAGCCTCATGGAAGCCTGGCAGGGGACGCTCGCCTTCACCTTCCAGATCTATTTCGACTTCTCCGGCTATACCGACATGGCGCTCGGCCTTGCCCTGCTCTTCGGTATCGTGCTGCCGCAGAACTTCGAAGCCCCTTATCGCTCGCTCTCGATCCAGGACTTCTGGCGGCGTTGGCACATGACGTTGTCGCGCTTCCTGCGCGATTATCTCTACATCCCCCTCGGCGGCTCGCGCTCCGGCCTGCCCACCCAGATCTGGGCGCTCTTCGCGACGATGGCGCTCGGCGGCCTCTGGCACGGTGCCGGCCTCACCTTCGTCGCCTGGGGCGTCGCGCACGGGCTGGCGCTAATCGTCGCCCTGTTCTGGCGCCGCGCCGGCTGGCCGATGCCGGCCCCGCTCGGCTGGCTCCTGACCTTCCTCTTCGTCGTGCTCTGCTGGGTGCTGTTCCGCGCCTCGACCTTCGAGGCCGCCCTGGCCATCTACAAGGGGCTGTTCGGCCTCGCCCCGCTGGGAAGCGGCTTCAAATGGCGCGCGCTGCTGCCGGCTGCCGCTTTCGCGATCATTGGCCCGACGACCTGGAACCTCGTCCACAGGCTGCCACCGGCGCGCTGGCTTGCCGTGCTGACCGGCCTGCTCTTCGTCGTGATCCTGCTCAAGATCGGCGAGGATGCCAATTATGAGTTCATCTACTTCCAGTTCTGA
- a CDS encoding CerR family C-terminal domain-containing protein — translation MKTHSERDAGTRDALIRAGLELFGRHGFEASSIRDIARAAGVNSAGIAYHFGGKDGLRRACAEAIVATMKQQVLGSGPVPPLPPDLDQDAALEIILAVVSRVTAFAARAPESEAIARFVVREMMEPTPAFELLYEGMVGPVHGRLCVLWAAATGMEAEAPETRLSVFAMIGQVLYFRLARPAVMRRMGWQAIGAAESEAIAGIIRAAVAASVLAARGET, via the coding sequence ATGAAAACCCATTCCGAGAGGGACGCGGGAACGCGCGATGCCTTGATACGTGCCGGGCTCGAGTTGTTCGGCCGCCATGGTTTCGAGGCGAGCTCGATCCGCGACATCGCCAGGGCTGCCGGCGTCAACAGTGCCGGAATCGCCTATCATTTCGGTGGCAAGGACGGGCTGCGCCGGGCCTGTGCGGAAGCCATCGTCGCAACCATGAAGCAGCAGGTGCTCGGGTCTGGGCCGGTTCCGCCGCTGCCTCCCGATCTTGACCAGGATGCGGCGCTGGAGATCATCCTGGCCGTCGTCAGCCGTGTGACGGCCTTCGCCGCCCGCGCGCCCGAGAGCGAGGCCATCGCCCGCTTCGTCGTGCGCGAGATGATGGAGCCAACCCCGGCCTTCGAGCTGCTCTACGAGGGCATGGTCGGGCCGGTCCATGGCCGGCTCTGCGTCTTGTGGGCGGCTGCGACCGGCATGGAGGCGGAGGCGCCGGAGACCAGGCTCTCGGTCTTCGCCATGATCGGGCAGGTGCTTTATTTCCGGCTCGCGCGCCCGGCCGTGATGCGGCGCATGGGCTGGCAGGCGATCGGTGCAGCCGAGAGCGAAGCCATTGCGGGCATCATTCGCGCTGCCGTCGCCGCTTCCGTCCTCGCAGCACGGGGAGAAACCTGA